Sequence from the Clostridium saccharobutylicum DSM 13864 genome:
TTCATCTAGTTTATCACGAATGGCATATGTGGCAAAAATCTGAGGGTATCGCATAATATGTTTTTCAATATGAGTTATACCATTTTTATCGGTAGTCTTCTTATAGCAAATGCCATACTTTAAAATGAATAGCACACGTTCTTTACTATAAAGAGAAGTCACGATACGATTGGTAGGGGAATCAGAGTTAATAGAAGATTGATATTCAGGACTCCCTTTTATAGCGATTAAATTATTATCTTTTAGAATTAAGTGTTCAGTTGCATCGTCAATTGGTAATATGTTTTTATTTATTTCTTCGGCACGTTGTTCTCGAAACTTACTAAAAAACATTTTTCCATAATTACTGGAAGCATAGAATGCACCTTGAATAGGTTCAATAGTAGTATCGTCATATTTATGATTGTTAGAGAAAACAGTAAATTGAGTTATATTAACATAGCGCTTATAAATTGGACTAGAAAAGCGTTTAGTCATTCTTTCACGTTCTACTAAAATGCCTTCTCGGTTATTTTGCCTCTTAACTTCAACAAATGATAGAGGCATACCATTAATCAGAACAACTATATCTGGACGGAAATTATTATCGCCATTTTCGTACGGTAGTTCGGTTACAACGGTATAGTTGTTTTTGTTTTCATAGTTATTAAAGTCAATTAGTTTAAGACCGTTGTAGCCTTCATGTAATATAGTGAAGAAGGCTCTACCAAGATCATCATTTTCAAGTTTAATTTTAATGTCAGAAATAAGTTTTTTTACATCATCTACAGATAGTTCAGTATTGTTAATTTTATTAATGGCACTACGAAATAAGTCAAAGAAGATATTAGTGTCTTCATCATAGTCAATGCCACGTTTTTTATTTTTTAATGACATATATGAGTATCCAAGCCTTGTAAAATGTACAAGTGCTGGAATTTTAACTCTTGAATCTTCTGGTCTTCCCATGTTAACACCCCCTGTATTTCTTAAAATGATCATCTTATTTTTAACTTTTATCCTTTAATAAATATCTATTATGCATTTTCTCAAGCAATTTCAATAATATTTGAGATATCACAATTAAGTGCTTTGCAAATTCGAAGTAGTATGTCTGTAGTGATATTATCATCTTTACCTAACTTTGCAATTGAAACAGAACTTATTCCACTTGCATTTTTTAAATCTTGTTTATTCATATTTTTATCTATCAACATTACCCATGGTTTGTTATAACTAATACACATTTCTGATATCTCCTTGTCTAACCGACAATTGCATATAATTAAGCATTTTCTTTACCAACAATTCCAATAAGAAAACCGTATCGACTTTCTTTATACTTGCTTACATAATTATTATGAGTAAACTCGATGACTTTAGCTCCGGCTGCTTCATAATCTATATCAGGGAGATCTTTTGAATTTTCTACAATAATGGTTTGACCTTCCGATTGATGCTTAATGAAATATTGGAGCAATCCTTTTTTCATGCTTTCTGGATTTTGATCATCTATTCCTTGATCCAAGCCAAGAAGTGGAGAGTCTACTATGAATAATCCAGGGTTATATATAGCATTATTAATATAATAGTGTCTGAATACCAAACCAAGGACGGTATTTATGAAAGCACGGTATCCCTTACCATGGCTTTCTGATTTACGTTCTCCATTAACTTCTAAATCAAATCTCCCTAAATTGAAATGTACAGTATTAAGACCTTGATACTGGCATTCCTCCAAAATGTTATACGCATAGTCATTAATCTTGGTATTGAAGTCTTTAGGAAAGTGGTCTTTCGGTCTAAAGACTATTTTTTCTTTTGGTGTTTCAAGCTCTTCTATAAGAGTAGCTTGCAAGTCTTGAGAAACTGTATGTAAAATTTCAATTTTATTTTGCAATTGTATATAAGTGCGATATTTTGCTATTGCAGCTTTAAGTTCATTTGCATGAGGAGTTAATTCTGCTTCAATTAACAGTTCAATTTCAGAACGGCTATTTTTAAGTTTTTCTAATTTGCCGCGAACTTCATTCAGCTCTGAAGTAATGTCAGACTCACTTTCGTTCAACCCTTGTAATTGGGAAATGATTCTTGCTAATTCTGAACGAGATGCTTCAATGTAAGATTTCCTGCTTTTTGGAGTGATAGCACTATCACAAAATGGACATTTATCATTATTTGAAGGAACATCTTTCATCAAAGATTCTCCTTCAGTAATAAAGGTCAAGCGTTGAATATCAGAAATATATTGGGATTTAAGTGACTGGTAGCGGGAGTAAATCATCTGGCACTCAGCCTCTTTTTCTTTATATTCCAATAATGTGCTAAGTAAATCTTTGCTTTCTTCAGTAGCAGCATTGATAGCAGCTTCTGCATCAGAAAGTTTATCTACAAGACACTGAATTTTACATTCTATATCAACACTATTAAATGCTTTGAGTTCTTCTTGAAGTGCATTACGTTTTTTGGATACTATAGAAACGTGTTTATTTACAAATGTTTCTACAGCATTTTTTCGTGCTACTGAAATTGCTGCAGTTTCTTGAACGTCCATATCTGCAAAATCTTGTCCTGTAAATAAAAAGACAAGTGCTGATAAAAATAAAGGTGCAGCAGTGTTTTGTGATGGAAGCATTATTGATTCAGATGTACCTATATCATCTTCATTTAAATAAAAAGAACGAAGGAAAGTAGTCCATTTTAAATGTCTTCTTACAAAATCCTTATTTTTGATAATCATTGGTACACGATTTATACCAATGATTTTTAACCAAACAGAGTTGACAACGGGACGTTTATTGCCTTCTTTATCGTTATATTCGATGTCATATTCACCGCTATTAATGAAATCGACTTCGGATATGACATTTACTGTGTTTTTACCTAGTTTACGCTTAAAAGTAATATAACCGTTTAATGTAGCTACTTTCATAGTGATGTTATCAAATCCTGTTTCTTTAGGAAATGGCTTATCCCCACCAAAAATAAATTTAATTGACTTTAAAATTGCTGTTTTCCCGGTGTCTGAAGCACCACAGATAATATTTAATCCAGGTTTTAAGGTAACGACAGACGGGGTTCTGTTTGTACCAGTAGCAATAATTCGTTCTATATAAAATGATGCCATGTGGTTACCTCCTTTTAATTGCCTTAGCGGCTTCTTTACTTATTAGAGTGATGAGTTTTCGCTCATCACTATTTCTCATAAAATCAATTGTTTTATAAGCAGTCATTAGATATGTCTTCGAATATTCAGTAGTCATAGATGAACATAATTGTTTACCGAGCTCAGAGATTGTGTAATGAAAACCATCGTCTTGGTAACAAACAGATATTAGTCTATCTATTACTAAATATTTAATGGCATCTTGTACCTGACTTCTACGAGTAGCATATTCTGCAAAGCTAAATTCATTATTGCCGTGAAGATTAGTGTTGGAAACACCAAAGTCTTTGGCATATATGGTAATAAAGTCAGCAGTAACAATCGAATCCAGATTTTTTCCATTATTTCCATCAGCATATAAGATTAATAGTATGCGCAGAGAGATTTCTAAAGTAGAATTAAATACTTTACTCATTTTCAATTACCCAATTGATTGTTCCATCATCTGCTAACAGATGACAAACACCTTTCTTTTCTTTTGGTCCTATGAGGTTTTTAAAGTTGTCTACTATAGAAGTAGTGGAACTGTCGATTACTTTTTTCAATACAGATATTAGTCTGCGGTATCCGTCATCATAATCATCCCATAGAGTATCACTGATGTAATCATATGTATCAGATTTCCATTTGATGAATTGTTCTTCACCATTGACAATAGACTCTCTGACAAATCTGTTGATTCGTTCAGCACTATAATAGTTAATGCGTTGTTCCTTGAAATTTCGCTGATACTTAATTGGCAAGCTTTCAAGATTTTCTTTTGTAAGCAATCCGGATTTCATTGCATCAGCATAGGCTATAAGAAGTTTTCTTACATAAATATCCTCTTCTGGTGCAATGTCACTTGGTGGCTGCAATTCTTTAGGAAGAGAAATAGTAGTATTTCCTATATGTAACTTACCATCAGAATCGTCAAAATAAACTGTAGTAGCAGGTACCTCTTTTATTTTTGGATTTACTGGTGGAGTAGCAGTAATAACAGGACTGGATGTTTCGTGACCATCAATTATGTCATCAATAATCTGAATAAACAATTCCGCACAAGAATCTCCAATATCATCGTCATCAAAACTAGGGATACGTTTCTTTATTTCTTTAGCAATACCTATCTGAGCATCAAATCTACTTTTATTGACATAATCATTAAATTTTTGTTTGTTAATAAGGGATTTTACGGTACGCATTTTCTTTTGGTTAATAGGATTAGTCCCGTGAAACAGCCTGTCCAGTGTGTCTGGCTTCAGTCTTGCAAATGGGTTATATGAATTAGTATCAACCTTTTTCAAGTCTTCTGGAGTTTTTGCATCTTCCATAATTGTATCAATAAGTAACAGAAAATACTCATACATATGAAATGTACCTCCACAGTGCTTATACATAATATATGCAAATTCGCTGAAAAGCATTATCTGTATCCTCCTTTATCAAAATTCCGAATCTTTCCGGATCCTTCCGAGTCCTTCCTCAATTGAAGGATTTATTTTTGTACAATTACTAACATAATGTGAGGTTAGAAAAATTCAATATATTCAGTATAAAATATATCTTTCTAAATTATATCACAAAATATTACATTTTTGAGAAAGTAAAATTCAAGATGTAAATTAATTATTGAGTTTCAATTAAATAATTTTTAAATCAAAAATATCAAATGCCTGAGTTGCAATAATGGCAAAGGATACATATTGTTTCGCACTGTTAATAAGAACAGTTGCGGTGCAATTGAAGTGCCCTTCCCTTATTGCGCTCATTTTTAGGGTTTGTGTACTTCTTTTAGGCACAAGCCCTATTTTTGTATCCTTTGCCGCCAATGCAATCTGGCGGAAGGGATGCACTTATGTTAAGAAATTACAAAACAAGTAAAAAGAACAGAACTAATTACATTTATTACTCAGCTGATGGAGAGGCAATAAAAATCGTACCAAATGAGAATGGAGTTACAGATGCTATTATTGCTACTCTACATAGCTTTGACGATGAAGAATACAATGCTGGTAGACGTGAGAAGTACCATGTGCCAGTACATATGGATGCTTATTGTGATGAAAATGAAGATGATGCAGCAGACCGTAATCCATATTTAGTTGATAAGGATTCTGACCCATTGGAAAATATTATTCAATTTATTGAAGAAACAGAGCATAAAGAAAAGATAGACAAGTTGAGAACAGCAATTGAAACACTGCAACCTCAGCAGAAGGAACTTATAAAGAAAGTCTTCTTTGAAAAACGCACTAATGTGAGCATTGCAGCTGAAGAAGGTGTTAGTGAAACAGCTATTAGAAACCGTTTAAAAAAGATTCATGATAACCTTTGCAAAAAAATCTAAAGATGGGGGGGAAAATCCCCCTAAATAAAGTTTTCAAAAAAAAGGGGTTCGATTCCCCTAAGTTTTTTGCATATGGACAGAGGGGTAAATAAAATCCTTCAGAAAGGAGCGAAAGCCATGAGTTTAAAACATAAGGTATGTATCAACATTGCACATCCAAGTGGGAAATCAACTCCTATTATTAATAGTGATACAGTGCAACTTCGAAAAAGATTATTGAATTTTCTTTTTGGTGAAAAAGTAAATGTACTTGTGCTTACACCAGGTGACTCGGTTGAAACTGTGGAAATCCGTGAACTTAAAGGAGGTGAAAGCCGTGAGTAAAATTAAGTTGTTACTTGATGTGGTTTCAGATATGCGTTCTTTGGCAGATAGCATACAAGCTATCTGTGATGCAATGGTAGAAGGTGAGTCTACAGATATTGAAAAGCAATCTGAACCTACTAAAGAGGCTGAGGTAAAGAAAACAGTAAAGCCAAAAATAAAAGAAGTTAAGCTAGAGGATGTAAGAGCAGTGCTTGCAGAAAAGAGCCAGGCTGGAATGACAGCAGGGGTACGTGAAATCATCCAAAGATATGGTGCTACAAAATTAAGTGAGATTAACGCTAAGCATTATTCAGATATTTTAAAGGATGCCGAGGGGCTTACCAATGGGTAATCATGCAGTACTTTCAGCATCGGGTTCTCATAGGTGGCTTAATTGCTTACCGTCTGCAAGATTGGAACTTGAATTTGAAAATAAAGAAACCACAGCTGCTGCTGAAGGTAGTGCTGCTCATGCTCTTTGTGAGCATAAACTCCGCAAAGCACTTAGGATGAGGAGTAAAAGACCTGCATCAAGTTATGACTCTGATGAAATGGAAGAACATAGTGATTCCTATGTAGATTTTGTAATGGAGCAATTAGAAATAGTGAAGCAAAGTTGTAAAGATCCATTGATACTTATTGAACAGAAACTAGATTTTTCTTGCTATGTACCACAAGGCTTTGGGACAGGAGATTGCATTATAGTTTCAGAAAATCTACACATCATAGATTTTAAATATGGTATGGGAGTTTTAGTAGATGCAGTAGATAATCCACAAATGAAACTATATGCACTTGGTGCCTTGGAAATCTACGATAGCCTTTATGACATTAAGGAAGTATCAATGACCATATTTCAACCTCGTAGGGAGAATATCAGTACATGGACAATTCCAATACAAGAACTGAAAGATTGGGCAGAAAATGAATTAAAGCCAAAGGCTCAAATGGCAATTAACGGCGAGGGAGAGTATCTCACTGGTGAATGGTGTACCTTTTGTAGAGCATCAGTTAAATGCCGGGCAAGAGCAGAGGCAAAATTGGAACTTGCAAGGTCTGAATTTAAATTACCACCTCTTTTAACGGATATAGAGATAGAAGAAATTCTTCATAAGATACCAGATATCACTAAGTGGGCAAATGAAATCATGGCTTATGCTACTGATTCTGCAATTAATCACGGTAAAGAGTGGAGTGGTTTTAAGGTAGTAGAAGGTCGTTCTAATCGTAAGTATAAGGATGAAGATGCCGTGGCAGATGCAGCTAAGGCAAATGGTTATAAAGACATTTACCATCAGAGCCTTATTACAATTACTGAAATGCAGAAACTGATGGGCAAGAAACAATTTGAAAAGATTCTAGGAAATCTCATATATAAACCAGCAGGAAAGCCGACACTGGTTTCAATTTCGGATAAAAGAGCGGCTGTGAATATATCAAATGCAAAAAGTGAATTTAATGAAATTAAGGAGGAATAAAATTATGGCGAATCAAAACAAAACTAAAGTTATCACAGGGGTAAACTCTCGTTTAAGCTACTTCCATGGCTGGGAGCCAGTTTCAATAAATGGAGGTGCTGAAAAATATAGTGTATCAGTGCTTATTCCTAAGACAGATACAGAAACTATCAATGCTATTAATGCAGCAGTAGATTCAGCAATTGAAGAAGGAATTGCAAAATTTGGTGGGAAGAAACCCAATAAAGCGGCTATAAAAACACCTCTAAGAGATGGAGATGTAGAGCGTGATGATGAGGCATATAAAGGGCATTATTTTATAAATGCTAATAGTATAACAGCACCTCAGATTGTAGATAAGGCAGTAAGACCTATCCTTGACCGTAATGAAGTTTATAGTGGTTGCTATGCAAGAGTGTCTTTAAATTTCTATGCTTTTAACAGTAATGGCAATAAGGGAGTTGCTTGTGGACTTGGCAACATTCAAAAAATAAAAGATGGTGAGTCTTTAGGTGGTAGAACAAATGCAGCTGATGATTTCACAACTGTGGAAGATGATGATTTTTTATCATAATAGATAAACAACTATAAGAACTAGATGGTGGAAGATATTCTTCTGCCACCTTATTACATTTGAAAGGATGGTATTTATGAAATTTATATCTTTGGATTTGGAGACATATAGTAGTGTAAATCTTCAGAAGTCTGGGATTTATCGTTATGCAGAAAGTGATGATTTTGAAATTCTTCTATTTGGATATTCGGTAGATGGAGGAGAGGTGCAGGTGGTTGATATTGCAAGAGGTGAACAAGTTTCAGCTGAAATTATAAATGCTCTTACTGATGATGAAGTTGAAAAATGGGCCTTCAATGCACAGTTTGAAA
This genomic interval carries:
- a CDS encoding helix-turn-helix domain-containing protein is translated as MCISYNKPWVMLIDKNMNKQDLKNASGISSVSIAKLGKDDNITTDILLRICKALNCDISNIIEIA
- a CDS encoding ATP-binding protein, whose amino-acid sequence is MASFYIERIIATGTNRTPSVVTLKPGLNIICGASDTGKTAILKSIKFIFGGDKPFPKETGFDNITMKVATLNGYITFKRKLGKNTVNVISEVDFINSGEYDIEYNDKEGNKRPVVNSVWLKIIGINRVPMIIKNKDFVRRHLKWTTFLRSFYLNEDDIGTSESIMLPSQNTAAPLFLSALVFLFTGQDFADMDVQETAAISVARKNAVETFVNKHVSIVSKKRNALQEELKAFNSVDIECKIQCLVDKLSDAEAAINAATEESKDLLSTLLEYKEKEAECQMIYSRYQSLKSQYISDIQRLTFITEGESLMKDVPSNNDKCPFCDSAITPKSRKSYIEASRSELARIISQLQGLNESESDITSELNEVRGKLEKLKNSRSEIELLIEAELTPHANELKAAIAKYRTYIQLQNKIEILHTVSQDLQATLIEELETPKEKIVFRPKDHFPKDFNTKINDYAYNILEECQYQGLNTVHFNLGRFDLEVNGERKSESHGKGYRAFINTVLGLVFRHYYINNAIYNPGLFIVDSPLLGLDQGIDDQNPESMKKGLLQYFIKHQSEGQTIIVENSKDLPDIDYEAAGAKVIEFTHNNYVSKYKESRYGFLIGIVGKENA
- a CDS encoding ABC-three component system middle component 2; the protein is MSKVFNSTLEISLRILLILYADGNNGKNLDSIVTADFITIYAKDFGVSNTNLHGNNEFSFAEYATRRSQVQDAIKYLVIDRLISVCYQDDGFHYTISELGKQLCSSMTTEYSKTYLMTAYKTIDFMRNSDERKLITLISKEAAKAIKRR
- a CDS encoding ABC-three component system protein is translated as MLFSEFAYIMYKHCGGTFHMYEYFLLLIDTIMEDAKTPEDLKKVDTNSYNPFARLKPDTLDRLFHGTNPINQKKMRTVKSLINKQKFNDYVNKSRFDAQIGIAKEIKKRIPSFDDDDIGDSCAELFIQIIDDIIDGHETSSPVITATPPVNPKIKEVPATTVYFDDSDGKLHIGNTTISLPKELQPPSDIAPEEDIYVRKLLIAYADAMKSGLLTKENLESLPIKYQRNFKEQRINYYSAERINRFVRESIVNGEEQFIKWKSDTYDYISDTLWDDYDDGYRRLISVLKKVIDSSTTSIVDNFKNLIGPKEKKGVCHLLADDGTINWVIENE
- a CDS encoding sigma-70 family RNA polymerase sigma factor, producing MLRNYKTSKKNRTNYIYYSADGEAIKIVPNENGVTDAIIATLHSFDDEEYNAGRREKYHVPVHMDAYCDENEDDAADRNPYLVDKDSDPLENIIQFIEETEHKEKIDKLRTAIETLQPQQKELIKKVFFEKRTNVSIAAEEGVSETAIRNRLKKIHDNLCKKI
- a CDS encoding DUF2800 domain-containing protein; the encoded protein is MGNHAVLSASGSHRWLNCLPSARLELEFENKETTAAAEGSAAHALCEHKLRKALRMRSKRPASSYDSDEMEEHSDSYVDFVMEQLEIVKQSCKDPLILIEQKLDFSCYVPQGFGTGDCIIVSENLHIIDFKYGMGVLVDAVDNPQMKLYALGALEIYDSLYDIKEVSMTIFQPRRENISTWTIPIQELKDWAENELKPKAQMAINGEGEYLTGEWCTFCRASVKCRARAEAKLELARSEFKLPPLLTDIEIEEILHKIPDITKWANEIMAYATDSAINHGKEWSGFKVVEGRSNRKYKDEDAVADAAKANGYKDIYHQSLITITEMQKLMGKKQFEKILGNLIYKPAGKPTLVSISDKRAAVNISNAKSEFNEIKEE
- a CDS encoding DUF2815 family protein; translation: MANQNKTKVITGVNSRLSYFHGWEPVSINGGAEKYSVSVLIPKTDTETINAINAAVDSAIEEGIAKFGGKKPNKAAIKTPLRDGDVERDDEAYKGHYFINANSITAPQIVDKAVRPILDRNEVYSGCYARVSLNFYAFNSNGNKGVACGLGNIQKIKDGESLGGRTNAADDFTTVEDDDFLS